From Chryseobacterium tructae, one genomic window encodes:
- a CDS encoding trypsin-like peptidase domain-containing protein, giving the protein MKSTLKKLLPFAVVGVISGATTVGAIQYFGHGSNNGDQSYFTTSAANTSFAGMNTGAVGDDFVKAAKTTVPAVVTIKNYQSRTASRASEQDLFDYFFGDPFGGRGQQRQKQQQQAPDNMPSGMGSGVIISPDGYIISNNHVVAGANKLEVVLSNKKSYIATLVGTDPNTDISLLKIEEKGLPYLNFANSDNIEVGQWVLAVGNPLGLNSTVTAGIVSAKGRGIGILGSQGKASNPIESFIQTDAAINPGNSGGALVNTNGELIGINSAIQSTTGYYQGYGFAVPANLARKIVEDIKKFGIVQRGFLGVSSLDLSNDQQVQAYNKQFKTNIKSGAGVYVTGFGDNSGAEDAGLKKGDIITKIDNYDISDFADLSMSIGSKRPGDKVQVTYSRNGKEATTNVTLRDQKGGTSTRTKADLSVTEKIGAEFDPLTERFKTEYGLNSGVVTKNVTEGSEMAKIGIVDNYIIIEINGKPVNSQKDIENILNKYQGNVQVKFVDDYGRMYTKGFKMP; this is encoded by the coding sequence ATGAAGAGTACTTTAAAAAAACTATTACCATTTGCAGTAGTCGGAGTTATCTCAGGAGCTACTACCGTTGGAGCTATACAATATTTCGGACATGGCTCCAATAATGGAGATCAATCTTATTTCACAACATCAGCCGCAAACACCTCCTTCGCAGGAATGAATACGGGTGCAGTAGGTGATGATTTTGTAAAGGCAGCTAAAACAACTGTTCCTGCTGTAGTTACCATTAAAAATTATCAAAGCAGAACAGCAAGCAGAGCCAGTGAACAGGATCTGTTCGACTATTTCTTCGGAGACCCGTTTGGAGGAAGAGGCCAGCAAAGACAAAAACAACAACAACAGGCTCCGGACAATATGCCTTCAGGGATGGGTTCAGGAGTAATTATCTCCCCGGACGGTTATATCATCTCGAATAATCACGTAGTAGCAGGTGCCAATAAACTTGAAGTGGTTCTGAGCAACAAAAAATCATATATCGCAACTTTAGTAGGTACTGACCCTAATACTGATATTTCTTTATTAAAAATTGAAGAAAAAGGACTTCCTTACTTAAACTTTGCTAACTCAGACAATATTGAAGTTGGACAATGGGTACTTGCCGTAGGAAATCCACTAGGATTAAATTCTACCGTAACAGCAGGTATTGTTTCTGCAAAAGGAAGAGGAATCGGTATCTTAGGAAGCCAAGGAAAAGCAAGCAATCCAATTGAAAGCTTTATTCAGACGGATGCTGCCATTAATCCGGGTAACTCCGGAGGAGCTTTGGTAAATACCAATGGTGAACTTATCGGAATCAACTCTGCAATCCAGTCTACAACAGGATATTATCAAGGATATGGATTCGCTGTTCCTGCCAACTTAGCAAGAAAAATTGTTGAAGATATTAAGAAGTTTGGTATCGTACAAAGAGGGTTCTTAGGTGTTTCATCATTAGATCTTTCCAATGACCAACAAGTTCAAGCTTATAATAAACAATTCAAAACCAATATCAAATCAGGTGCTGGTGTTTATGTAACAGGATTTGGTGACAACAGTGGTGCAGAAGATGCAGGTCTGAAAAAAGGAGATATCATTACCAAAATAGACAACTACGACATCTCAGATTTTGCTGACCTTTCTATGTCTATCGGTAGTAAACGCCCTGGTGACAAAGTTCAGGTAACCTATTCTAGAAATGGTAAAGAAGCTACAACCAATGTAACGCTAAGAGACCAAAAAGGAGGTACTTCTACCAGAACGAAAGCTGACCTTAGCGTAACTGAAAAAATCGGAGCTGAGTTTGATCCTCTTACGGAAAGATTCAAAACTGAATATGGTCTGAATAGTGGCGTAGTGACTAAAAACGTAACAGAAGGAAGCGAAATGGCTAAAATCGGAATCGTAGACAACTACATTATCATTGAAATCAATGGGAAACCGGTGAATTCACAAAAAGACATCGAAAATATCCTGAATAAGTATCAAGGGAATGTACAAGTGAAATTTGTAGACGACTACGGAAGAATGTACACTAAAGGATTTAAAATGCCTTAA
- a CDS encoding RidA family protein produces MKQIINTVNAPAAIGPYSQANMANGVLYISGQIPVDPATGKLVEGIEKETHQVMKNLEAILTEAGMTFKNVVKATIFLKSMDDFAVMNDIYASYLDAESYPARETVQVSCLPKNVDIEISMIAHQD; encoded by the coding sequence ATGAAACAAATAATCAATACAGTTAATGCACCTGCAGCTATCGGCCCCTATTCACAAGCTAATATGGCAAACGGAGTTTTATACATTTCCGGACAAATTCCTGTAGATCCTGCAACGGGTAAGTTGGTAGAAGGAATTGAAAAGGAAACACATCAGGTAATGAAAAACCTTGAGGCTATCCTTACCGAAGCTGGAATGACTTTTAAAAATGTTGTAAAAGCAACGATCTTCCTTAAAAGTATGGATGACTTTGCTGTAATGAATGATATTTACGCTTCTTATTTAGACGCAGAAAGCTATCCTGCACGTGAAACAGTACAGGTTTCTTGTTTGCCTAAAAATGTGGATATTGAAATCTCTATGATCGCACACCAGGATTAA
- a CDS encoding putative LPS assembly protein LptD, whose protein sequence is MAKTVLKNILQILIILIFNNFLAQKTPEKLPKNAVNDTISKKDTIVAKKEALDDVLHTKADDQRRDIPKKMTFLNKNAQVKYQDMQIDADYISIDDNKNLIYARGKQDSLGKIIEPVITTQAGKKYETNEFSYNTKTKQAIAFNARTEESEGVIVAQKTKKYNDSVFAMRKADYTTDEYFVKKKDTAADYFMRASNIKLIKSKTKSQIVAGPIQMYIEQVPTPLIMPFAILPFSDKRAAGILIPSFGEREDVGFFLNGIGYYQPIGEHFDLKVLADIYTKGSWNLRPQMNYQKKYRYSGSFNADVGTMVRGIKGLDDYTRNSTYRINWTHAQDSKANPFLTFSAAVDIVSTKFYNNPLNNNYIFNQNVLNTQQNSTVTLTKRFLKLPMTITGTASYSQNFATGLADLRLPQMNVAINQFYLFKSKTGVRQGLLENITVNTGFNLTNFVNTQENELFKKEMWDKMQTGLKNNISLATNTTLAKYFTFSLSANVDNALTTKTLNRYYDPVKNLTVDEINKKFAGYSSFSTTASLQTTLYGMMKFKKGSAIEAVRHMMTPSIGFTYSPDFSSPGFGYYKNYYNAIGALTPYSIFEKGIVGSPSSGLVGALGFSIGNNIEMKVKSKSDSTGVKKIKIFESLNLTGSYNFAAKDHPWSILTINGQSSFFNNKLTVNTSLSLDPYKIQFLPGQDTGIRTEQFGGFSVQGFNIQVSYPLSSEIFGEKTDYAKKYSSKGEIRNENYYFDDDHYARFDQAWTLNVNANYAYSRQLKREGNKIASVGLEGSVKLTPYWNVTGSTHYDLVTKELAYTRIGFSRDQRSFTINFNWVPFGQYKVYDFFIGIKANILSDALKYKDRSFTQPNSPF, encoded by the coding sequence TTGGCCAAAACCGTCCTCAAAAATATATTACAAATTTTAATTATCCTAATTTTTAACAATTTTTTAGCACAAAAAACACCTGAAAAATTGCCTAAAAATGCGGTTAATGATACTATTTCCAAAAAGGATACCATTGTTGCAAAAAAAGAAGCTTTAGATGATGTACTTCATACAAAAGCCGATGATCAGCGGCGAGATATCCCTAAAAAAATGACATTCCTTAACAAGAATGCCCAGGTAAAATATCAAGATATGCAGATCGATGCGGATTATATTTCCATTGATGACAATAAAAATCTGATCTATGCCAGAGGGAAACAAGATTCTTTAGGAAAAATCATAGAGCCTGTAATTACTACACAGGCTGGGAAAAAATATGAAACCAACGAATTCAGCTATAATACAAAAACCAAGCAGGCTATTGCTTTCAATGCACGAACAGAAGAAAGTGAAGGGGTTATTGTAGCTCAGAAAACTAAAAAATACAACGATTCGGTATTCGCGATGAGAAAAGCGGATTATACAACCGATGAATATTTTGTAAAGAAAAAAGATACGGCGGCAGATTACTTTATGAGAGCTTCCAATATCAAGCTGATTAAATCAAAGACGAAATCTCAGATCGTTGCCGGACCTATTCAGATGTATATAGAACAGGTTCCTACACCACTTATTATGCCTTTTGCTATATTGCCGTTCTCAGACAAACGAGCAGCGGGTATTTTGATCCCGAGTTTCGGGGAGCGAGAAGATGTAGGGTTTTTCCTAAACGGTATTGGGTATTATCAGCCGATCGGTGAGCATTTTGACCTTAAAGTACTGGCGGATATTTATACCAAAGGAAGCTGGAACTTACGTCCACAAATGAATTACCAGAAAAAGTACCGCTATTCAGGAAGCTTTAATGCGGATGTCGGAACTATGGTAAGAGGAATTAAAGGATTGGATGATTATACCAGAAACAGTACCTATAGAATCAACTGGACACACGCTCAGGATTCAAAAGCTAACCCTTTCCTGACATTCAGTGCTGCGGTGGATATTGTAAGTACCAAGTTCTATAACAACCCGCTTAACAATAATTATATTTTCAACCAGAATGTATTGAATACCCAACAGAATTCAACGGTAACTCTTACCAAAAGATTTCTGAAACTTCCGATGACCATTACAGGAACGGCATCTTACTCTCAAAACTTTGCAACAGGGCTGGCGGATCTTCGTCTTCCACAAATGAACGTTGCAATAAACCAATTTTATCTGTTTAAATCAAAAACAGGAGTAAGACAGGGGCTTCTTGAAAATATTACAGTAAACACTGGTTTTAATCTTACCAACTTTGTGAATACTCAGGAAAATGAGTTGTTCAAAAAGGAAATGTGGGATAAAATGCAGACAGGTCTTAAAAATAATATCTCTTTAGCAACCAATACTACTTTAGCTAAATATTTTACATTCAGTTTAAGTGCGAATGTTGATAATGCTTTAACCACAAAAACGTTGAACAGATACTATGATCCTGTAAAGAATTTGACCGTAGATGAAATCAACAAAAAGTTTGCTGGATATTCTTCATTCTCTACTACTGCGAGTCTTCAGACGACTTTATATGGAATGATGAAGTTTAAAAAAGGATCTGCTATTGAAGCTGTGAGACATATGATGACTCCTAGTATCGGGTTTACTTATTCTCCGGATTTTTCAAGTCCTGGTTTCGGATATTATAAAAATTATTATAATGCAATAGGTGCTCTTACGCCTTATTCCATCTTTGAAAAAGGAATCGTGGGAAGCCCGTCAAGCGGATTAGTAGGAGCGTTGGGATTCAGTATTGGGAACAATATTGAAATGAAGGTGAAGTCTAAGAGCGATTCTACAGGAGTAAAGAAAATTAAAATCTTTGAATCCTTAAACCTTACAGGAAGCTACAACTTTGCTGCTAAAGATCACCCTTGGTCTATTCTTACGATCAACGGTCAATCTTCTTTCTTTAATAATAAACTTACGGTTAATACGAGTCTTTCTCTTGATCCTTATAAAATTCAGTTCCTTCCGGGACAGGATACGGGAATAAGAACAGAGCAATTTGGTGGTTTCAGTGTACAAGGATTCAATATTCAGGTATCTTATCCATTAAGCAGCGAAATCTTTGGCGAAAAAACCGATTATGCTAAGAAGTATAGCTCAAAAGGTGAGATTCGAAATGAAAACTATTATTTTGATGATGATCATTATGCACGTTTCGATCAAGCATGGACTTTGAACGTGAATGCCAACTATGCGTATTCCAGACAGCTGAAAAGAGAAGGGAATAAAATTGCTTCTGTAGGTCTTGAAGGAAGCGTTAAGCTTACCCCTTACTGGAATGTTACAGGAAGTACTCACTATGACTTGGTGACTAAAGAATTGGCATATACAAGGATCGGATTTTCAAGAGATCAACGAAGTTTTACCATTAATTTTAACTGGGTGCCATTCGGACAATATAAAGTATATGACTTCTTTATCGGGATCAAAGCCAATATCTTAAGTGACGCATTGAAGTATAAAGACAGAAGCTTTACACAGCCAAATTCACCTTTCTAA
- a CDS encoding N-acetylmuramoyl-L-alanine amidase family protein encodes MYKQNFKIILSFLLILISNFFFSQKKFTIVLDAGHGGSDHGANRSYSDIGRIAEKDITLAITLKVGAMLEKNRDFKVIYTRKIDEYPSLSDRTNLANRSKADLFVSIHCNSSARPTAYGTETYVQGPNQNNENLEVAKRENDVIFLDEKDKQTFGSYNPESPESLIALKLQQSKYLESSLLLGGLVEDNFVNKDKRSSRGVFQKNLHVLRMNAMPSVLIETGFINHPEESHYIASEKGQSEIAESIYDAIIDYKKAVDRKSGGSIAMKKQEPEKPAETPLKNDFRILLMSSPTKYNENDPALKGLNYVLTIKENGQYKYYYAVTNMASVKDINLKTAKDAGFRNAFAVGFMPNQRISMGYYTIEVYSGEKLNGNSYILQNLKDVEREKDSGVFYYTYGKVYTLEDAAKLQKELEGKGIKNTVIQKVYK; translated from the coding sequence ATGTACAAACAAAATTTTAAAATAATTTTATCATTTCTCCTTATCCTAATCAGCAACTTTTTTTTCTCTCAAAAGAAGTTTACTATAGTTCTTGATGCGGGACACGGAGGTAGTGACCATGGAGCCAACAGGTCTTATTCTGACATTGGAAGAATTGCAGAAAAGGACATTACATTGGCTATTACGCTAAAGGTAGGAGCCATGCTTGAAAAAAACAGAGACTTTAAGGTAATCTATACCCGAAAGATTGACGAGTACCCTTCTTTATCCGACAGAACGAACCTGGCCAACAGGAGTAAAGCAGATTTATTTGTATCAATTCACTGTAATTCTTCTGCAAGACCTACAGCTTATGGTACGGAAACTTACGTACAGGGACCTAACCAGAACAACGAAAACCTGGAAGTTGCCAAAAGAGAGAATGACGTAATCTTTCTGGATGAAAAAGATAAGCAGACCTTCGGATCTTATAACCCGGAATCTCCGGAATCTTTAATTGCATTGAAACTTCAACAGAGTAAATACCTTGAATCCAGTCTTCTTTTAGGCGGATTGGTAGAGGATAACTTTGTGAATAAGGATAAAAGATCTTCCAGAGGAGTTTTCCAGAAAAACCTACACGTTCTTCGTATGAACGCCATGCCTTCTGTTTTGATTGAAACAGGTTTCATCAACCACCCGGAAGAAAGCCATTATATTGCTTCTGAGAAAGGTCAAAGCGAAATTGCAGAGAGTATCTATGATGCAATCATTGATTATAAAAAAGCGGTTGACAGAAAATCCGGAGGATCTATAGCTATGAAAAAGCAGGAACCGGAAAAACCGGCTGAAACTCCATTGAAGAATGATTTCAGAATATTACTGATGAGCTCTCCTACAAAATACAACGAGAATGATCCGGCACTTAAAGGTCTGAATTATGTTCTTACCATCAAGGAAAACGGGCAATACAAATATTACTATGCTGTCACCAATATGGCTTCTGTAAAAGACATTAATCTTAAAACAGCTAAGGATGCTGGATTCAGAAATGCATTTGCAGTAGGATTTATGCCTAACCAGCGAATCAGCATGGGATATTATACCATAGAAGTCTATTCGGGAGAAAAACTGAACGGAAACTCATATATCCTGCAAAACCTTAAAGATGTAGAAAGAGAGAAAGACAGTGGTGTTTTCTATTATACTTATGGAAAGGTTTATACTTTAGAGGATGCTGCAAAGTTACAGAAAGAACTTGAAGGTAAAGGAATTAAGAATACCGTGATCCAAAAAGTATACAAATAG